One segment of Mastomys coucha isolate ucsf_1 unplaced genomic scaffold, UCSF_Mcou_1 pScaffold23, whole genome shotgun sequence DNA contains the following:
- the LOC116073755 gene encoding wiskott-Aldrich syndrome protein homolog 1-like — translation MVNEPPFHCQGDPARRGNMELTRHFPSLLAAQKAVPPEFAFARASVVPTLRTEAAHQWLHSGCPRPAGSRPPGRSTRVRAALASAPPSLPKSRNSPPDPPAGCARRGVRPQLRASSDLRAAAFPPLGGGSGGAAAVTRRPRGGKNCARRPPLPPRRCLRWEQRRQSRVGRPGLRSFHPPTPRPSGRPPPARRPDQAGSSRENGVRGPSHPGPRIPVPRDRSL, via the exons ATGGTGAATGAGCCCCCATTTCACTGCCAAGGAGATCCAGCCAGGAGGGGTAATATGGAGCTCACACGCCACTTTCCAAGCCTCTTGGCCGCTCAAAAG GCGGTGCCGCCAGAGTTTGCCTTCGCGCGCGCGAGTGTGGTCCCAACTCTGAGGACCGAAGCCGCTCACCAGTGGCTCCACTCCGGCTGCCCGCGCCCAGCAGGATCGAGGCCTCCGGGCCGTTCCACCCGGGTGCGCGCGGCTCTCGCCTCGGCCCCGCCTTCCCTGCCCAAGTCCCGCAACTCACCGCCCGACCCTCCTGCGGGATGCGCGCGGCGAGGCGTCCGCCCGCAGCTCCGGGCTAGCTCAGATCTGCGCGCGGCGGCCTTTCCTCCCCTCGGAGGTGGGTCTGGCGGAGCCGCAGCTGTTACCCGGAGACCGAGGGGCGGAAAAAACTGCGCCCGCCGCCCGCCCCTCCCGCCGCGGCGCTGCCTCCGCTGGGAACAAAGGAGACAAAGCCGCGTCGGCCGGCCCGGGCTCCGCTCcttccacccccccaccccccgcccgtCGGGCCGCCCTCCCCCCGCGCGCCGCCCGGACCAGGCCGGAAGCAGCCGGGAGAACGGGGTACGCGGCCCCAGCCATCCGGGACCCCGCATTCCGGTCCCGCGGGATCGGAGTTTGTGa
- the Ccdc51 gene encoding coiled-coil domain-containing protein 51, producing MTMTGCSPVFAMHHVAGVPRILVRRTFLGTDFVMTRTLCSPGPSQPREKQPEVAAVGLSHRLPELGRTLSHTVRHRAASTAKAWWDRYEEFVGLNEVREAQGNVTEAEKVFMVARGLVREAREGLEAQQTKLKEVRDRLDRVSREDNQYLELATLEHRMLQEEKRLRIAYLRAEDSEREKFSLFSAAVRESHEKERTRAERTKNWSLIGSVLGALIGVAGSTYVNRVRLQELKALLLEAQKGPASLQEAIREQASSYSLQQKDLQDLMVDLRGLVHVGQGQGSASPTGPPSTRGKDIDGLSAAMKEQLSHSRQVYSCLEGLREQLDGLEKTCSQMAGVVQLATAPAHPGMVGPVEGALPSSLLEHGSVILALSEMEQRLEAQANRNTLSSTLVTCVTFMATLPLLYMLFKAS from the exons ATGACGATGACGGGATGCAGCCCTGTATTTGCAATGCATCACGTGGCGGGTGTACCCCGTATACTGGTACGGAGAACCTTCCTTGGAACGGACTTTGTCATGACAAGAACTCTGTGCAGTCCAGGTCCCAGCCAGCCTAGAGAGAAGCAACCGGAAGTTGCAGCCGTAGGGCTGTCTCACCGCCTCCCAGAATTGGGAAGAACACTGAGCCACACGGTGCGGCATCGAGCAGCCTCTACAGCCAAGGCTTGGTGGGACAGATACGAAGAGTTCGTGGGACTCAATGAAGTTCGGGAGGCCCAGGGAAATGTgacagag GCGGAGAAAGTGTTCATGGTGGCACGTGGTCTTGTTCGAGAAGCTCGGGAGGGTTTAGAAGCTCAGCAGACTAAGCTGAAGGAGGTGAGGGACCGCTTGGACCGAGTCTCCAGGGAGGACAACCAGTACCTGGAACTGGCTACTTTGGAACACAGGATGCTACAG gaagagaagaggctcCGAATAGCATATCTGCGTGCAGAAGACTCAGAGCGAGAgaagttctctctcttctctgcagcTGTGCGGGAGAGTCATGAGAAAGAGCGTACAAGGGCTGAGAGGACCAAGAACTGGTCCCTCATTGGGTCAGTTCTAGGAGCTCTGATAGGTGTGGCCGGTTCCACCTACGTTAACCGCGTCCGGCTACAAGAGCTGAAGGCCTTGCTCCTGGAAGCACAGAAAGGGCCTGCGAGTCTCCAGGAGGCCATCCGTGAACAGGCATCTAGCTATTCCCTCCAGCAGAAAGACCTGCAGGACCTTATGGTGGATCTGAGGGGCCTGGTGCACGTCGGGCAGGGCCAGGGCTCTGCGTCACCAACAGGTCCTCCTTCTACCCGAGGAAAAGACATAGATGGCCTCTCAGCCGCCATGAAAGAGCAGCTCAGTCATTCCCGGCAGGTCTATTCCTGCCTAGAGGGTTTACGAGAGCAGCTTGATGGCCTGGAAAAGACTTGCAGCCAAATGGCTGGGGTGGTTCAGCTCGCAACGGCTCCGGCAcatccaggcatggtggggcCAGTGGAAGGGGCCCTGCCCAGCTCCTTGCTGGAACACGGGAGTGTGATCTTGGCCCTGTcagagatggagcagaggctaGAAGCCCAGGCTAATAGGAACACTCTCTCTAGCACTCTGGTCACCTGTGTGACTTTTATGGCCACATTGCCTTTGCTCTACATGCTGTTCAAGGCCAGTTAG